ctttggaaatcgaggtcccagagtctggaggaagacaggagaggcacaggatccacgttgcctgaagtctagtgtaaagtttccaccatcagtgatggtttggggtgccatgtcaaagaagcaccattacatgttatgtagaccacaaggaagtcttttacttttagaaaataatcataataatatgactcctttaatgcgccttctaATCCGGtctgccctatggtccagaaaatacggtatataaaaaataaaatgcacgTGTCGTTCCTTATTAATTTCCTTTATCTCAATGCACACTTTTTAACATTTCATCCTTTTTTTTCTATTGTCTGGTTTGCTCCTGCATTTCCATTACATAGTGAAGATCAAATGTGACAAAGTCTTGTTGGATCCTCCTAGAAGACAAATCACAGACTGACCTGGTCAACGTTGTGCAGGAAACACAATATAATGGGGAAGGGAAATTGCCTAAGTGGAACGGCCAAGGGTCCTCCATGTTTGTTCCTCTCCAAGCAGCCGTGGTGATGATGATGGcgagagagagtgagtgagtgagagagtgagtgagtgagagagtgagtgagtgagagagagagtgagggCTCACAGCAAATATGAAAGGTTGAGAATTCGATTGTGTTGATTGGCTGGTTGGCCTCAGGGATGTTTGCAGAGCATAATTGGAACCTCCTCACCTCGGACTGCTCATCTCTGCCAGGAGACCAGGGCCGGACATGGGCGGGACATGGGGGACGGGAGGGGCCCCCTAATAGAATACAGGCTACAAATATCACACTTGGAGACAATGGGGCCAATAAAAGTCTGCAATCTACGGACCAGGAGCATCGGAAGCCTGAAGGAGACGACTTTATTAGGTCAAGTCAGCAGAGTTGAGACCAAGGTaaggtttttatttttacacttatgcTTGAGACGAATGTCATATCTAGAGCTGAAGGTTCTTATTATAACCCTTTTAAAGTCCAtaaacgtacaaaccccgtttccatatgagttgggaaattgtgttagatgtaaatataaacggaatacaatgatttgcaaatccttttcaagccatattcagttgaatatgctacaaagacaacatatttgatgttcaaactcataaactttattttttttttttttgcaaataataattaacttagaatttcatggctgcaacacgtgccaaagtagttgggaaagggcatgttcaccactgtgttacatcaccttttcttttaacaacactcaataaacgattgggaactgaggaaactaattgttgaagctttgaaagtggaattctttcccattcttgttttatgtagagcttcagtcgttcaacagtccggggtctccgctgtcgtattttacacttcataatgcgccacacattttcgatgggagacaggtctggactgcaggagggccaggaaagtacccgcactctttttttacgaagccacgcggttgtaacacgtgctgaatgtggcttggcattgtcttgctgaaataagcaggggcgtccatgaaaaagcttagatggcagcatatgttgttccaaaagctgtatgtacctttcagcattaatggtgccttcacagatgtgtaagttacccatgccttggccactaatgcacccccataccatcacacatgctgccttttacactttgcgtcgataacagtctgtatggttcgcttcccctttggtccggatgacacgatgtcgaatatttccataaacaatttgaaatgtggactcgtcagaccacagaacacttttccactttgcatgagtccatcttagataatctcgggcccagagaagctggcggcgtttctgggtgttgttgataaatggctttcgttttgcatagtagagctttaacttgcacttacagatgtagcgaccaactgtatttagtgacagtggttttctgaagtgttcctgagccatttaatacccaatcatggcacccacccgttcccaattagcctgcacacctgtgggatgttccaaataagtgtttgatgagcattcctcaactttatcagtattttttgccacctttcacaacttctttgtcacgtgttgctgccatcaaattctaaagttaatgattatttgcaaaaaaaaaaaatgtttatgagtttgaacatcaaatatgttgtctttgtagcatattcaactgaatatggcttgaaaaggatttgcaaatcattgtattccgtttatatttacatctaacacaatttcccaactcatatggaaacagggtttgtaaaataaGTTTGACAAGATGCAGCAAAATCATATTCAGTTCATTTCTTAGCCAGGACTAAATAACCTGAATAAAAGCAGATGACTGAAGATGATTATAATTATTCAAATACACTATCAACATTTACGTACTTTTCAGACTataaatatcagctcatttggcaTTTGATggctgcagcatgtttcaaaaaagctggcacaagtggcaaaaaagagtgataaagttgaggaatgctcatcaaagacttatttggaacatcccacaggtgtgcaggctaattgggaacaggtgggtgccatgattgggtataaaagtagattccatgaaatgctcagtcattcacaaacaaggatggggcgagggtcaccactttgtcaacaaatgcctgagcaaattgttgaacagtttaagaaaaacctttctcaaccagctattgcaaggaattgagggatttcaccatctacgctccataatatcatcaaaaggttcagagattgtggagaaatcactgcacgtaagccatgatattacgcaccttagatccctcaggcgctactgcatcaaaaagtcacatcagtgtgtaaaggatatcaccacatgggctcaggaacacttcagaaacccactgtcagtaactacagttggtcgctacatctgtaagtacaagttaaaactctactatgcaaagcgaaagccatttatcaacaacacccagaaacactgccagcttcgctgggcttgagatcatctaagatggactgatgcaaagtggaaaagtgttctgtggtctgacgggtccacattttaaattgtttttggaaactgtggacgtggtgtcctccggaccaaagaggaaaagaaccatccagattgttcttattttctgtttttatttacaaactacacaacgtgccaacctcactggttttggcttttgtaaacGCCCATCTCTGCTTTTATTGTTACAGAATTGCTGAATGGATTGAGATATAAATGAGTGCTTGTGTGTTAGTTTGCACACatgttgaatatatatatatatatatatatatatatatatatatatatatatatatatatatatatatatatatatatatatatatatatatatatatatatataaaaccagccaaaaaagaacagaaaacgaaacgacatcatctggtacaaccccccatacagcaaaaacgtctcaactaacattggacacaaattcctcaatctgattgacaaacactttcccaaagacaacaccctaagaaaagtattcaacaagaacaacattaaattgagctacagctgtatgaacaatatacgacaaatcatctcaaaccacaacaaaacaattgcaaatgagccgtcggcccccggacagagcgactccaaaaccaacaaaaggctgtaactgtcgaaagaaacctgattgccctctcaacagggggatgcttacaaacatcagttgtctaccaatctaaggtaacacgcaaggacattaacacatccaacacatatgtaggattaaccgagggagaattcaaaaccagatggaacaatcacaaggcttctttcaggaaccaaaacctgcggaataccacagaactcagcaaacacatttgggacctcaaagacaataatgttgaatattcaataacatggcaaattcttgcatccagcacaccttacaatagtggtaataaaagatgcaacctatgcttgaaagagaaactgtttattatttaccgtccagacctgtcatccctcaacaagagcagcgaaattgtaacagcatgccgccacagacggaaacacctcctaggtaacacatgagccaatcaccacgcccctaggccagcctgtacccacccactctgtgccctatataaaccatggtatgtgaatgctcccattaaaatctcctgatgattgagggaaccccccctcatgaaacaggcctgtagagatgaagtagtcttgtgatttttttcccacacatacatatatatatatatatatatatatatatatatatatatatatatatatatatgtatatatatatatatatatatatatatatatatatatatatatatatatatatatatatgtgtgtgtatatatatgatcaTTAGGGTTGCAAACACAACTGATGTATACATGTTTTGTCCCAGGCAAAGAAGAAATATCATGAGCGTATCTCGAGTGGCTTTACTTCTGGTGCTGCTTCTATGTGTTGAAGCTCAGCTCTCCAACGCCCAGCACTGGTCCCATGGTTGGTACCCTGGAGGCAAGCGGGACCTGGACTCTTTCAGCATGTCAGAGGttaggaccaggaccaggaccaggaccagacTACATTTTATGAGCTGTTTATTGTGTTTCATATCTATACATTGTTTTTCCCAGACGTCAGAGGAGATGAAACTATGCGAGGCAGGGGACTGCAGCTACGTCAGACCCCAGAGGAGGGGTCTTCTAAAAGCCATTCTTGTAAGTGGCAATtagggttgtagggtataccACTACCATATCATGGTACTAATCAATCAAAGATGGTAAAAtattctgtttgaaaagtaccgcttccTGGGCACGATGGCACgtggtcacgtggtgacattgctgcttttaccagcagaggagcatattcggcagcgcacacacacagagtacttacaagcagacacagtgtgtagacagaaaagggagaatggacgcattttggtgtaaaaagtcaagataaaggtgaagttataacactgaaacaccctcaggaagagctgattTAAgacgtggctagctagttagcggctaacatccatccgcagtgttttagctacttctaaatcactaatcctggtctccatggcaacaaataaagtaagtttcctacaagtatcattatcactgcaggacgtggaataactaaacatgcttcactacacaccgtaggaggatacaatagatcaaatgtaaacaaacgccattggtggatctacacctgacatccactgtaatgataccaagtacaagagcgtatctagtcaatactactatgattacatcaatattttttatcatcacatctttttataaagtcagtaaatacgtccctggacacatgaggactttgaatatgaccaatgtatgatcctgtaactacttggtatcagttcgatacctaaatgtgtggtatcatccaaaactaatgtcaagtatcaaagaagagaagaataagtgattattacatttgaacagaagtgtagatagaacatgttaaaagagaaaataagcagatattaacagtaaatgaacaagtagattaataatcattttttacagtttgtccctcataatgtgtagaaaataataggtgtataaatgacacaatatgttactgcatatgactaattaggagtctttgtttgtttacttactactaaaagacaagttgtctattttatttaaggactaaatgacaataataaacatatgtttcatgtacactaacattttttgttcaaataaagacaataaggcaattttttttgtcatcctctttatttagaaaagtatcgaaatacaaacGTTTGTCCATTGTTGTACGGGTATCAGTTACTGCTTATGATTTAGTGACTCACACCAAATGTCTCTCCTTACAGTTGGACATCTTATCTAGGGAACTTCAGAAGAGAAAGTAACTTCTTTGAAGGACAGAACTCCCCTCTTCAGTCTATTTCCTTTTTattcctttttgtttgtttgacttTAAATGACTTTTTGTTGATGCTTCCATGCGGGCTgtgatgtattgttattattgtgtgttgttgtgtttgaAATACAGCCCAAAATAAAACCATTGTTTTGATATGATTTTTTTCTCTTCAGTttgttgctgctacttgaaagATTAATAAGCAAATcatatatttataaattgcacAAGTGTTGCTGAATTCCATTCACACAAATCTCTTACATcatcaaataaaatactgtacagTACATTCATAATGACTTTACGATTGTTTTTCAATGATTATAAATGATACAAGACATAATATCTTATTTGTAatactgtattttatatatttctaCTAACTTCacctattgatttatttattaacaacttGATTAGAAGGCACACACAGTTTACAGAAACAATAGGAAACAATGGGAGTCTAAATACATTGTCAATTTTACCAGGATTTCACAGCTTTTTGCAgtattttttcacagtaaaacacTGTAGACAAAATGTACTGTAATCAAACAGAAAAATATTTAAGGGGGGGTCATCAAATGTACATCtcctaagggtattctagtaatgtATGCACAGGTGACATTTCACAATATAATACTGTAATCATAGTCGTCTGTAATATCACAAAAAATAGGAAAGtggattttaaaatatttaacagTGTTTTTTCCATAGTAAAAATACTGTCCTCAAAATGAACTGTATTATTGCAACACGTGACTGTAAAAAACGATGAAACTCTTATATTTTCAAAGCAATCAACTGTTATTTCACAGTGAATCAAAAGAAATGACTAAACATTGACCAGGATTTCACATTGAACAGTATTTTTTTCACACTTAAATATTGAGATCAAAATGTTCTGTAACATTACAACTGTAAAAGATTAAGACATccttatatttcacagcaatCAAGTGTTATTTCACagtcaaatactgtcatcaggggcgccgaaaaggggggggtaaaggagacggattctaggggcccatgatggaggggggcccagagaggcccctaatgatgatgaaattataatacagaaaaaataatgacactgtgttgggggcaggcccggcccgaaccaatctggcgccctaggcaagattttaggtggcgcccccccacatcggtagtgaagtgtatatactcacaagaacccgaatagctttgtctttgaccttttttttttttacttacaactatacctaatatataaaggggtggaaaagtgactattacctgcagggcaaacattagctaaccagaaggcaataacaatgtaaacaaaaaacacctgcttaaaagatctaatacaaacatttatatgcacgtacaacacttagaacttttagcatatcagtatgtggaattaaattatggaatagattaagtaaaaaagttaaaaattgtactgatatgatccagtttaagaggttgttcaaaataatagtgcttacagagtacaaagaagaagaattatgagaaatactttcaaccttattgaaaataagatattcttcatctcagtatgttaataatgactgaattaattaattaattacatattacaaaactgttgtatactaactcatagatgttattttattatataaaaaggtcagtaaatgattctatatatttgtaaacgctttgaagtgggaaagaggtaggattaaataagctttgcttcttcctactccttttcgggcatgatgtaaaatgaaatgatatgaaattgtgtgatgtattatgatgtaagtgtgttcatgttccaaataaactaaagaaagaaagaaatgtccctgaggaatgtaaagtgggagtactgtaattacctaacgttacattattattttccataacaatttagccccctccacaatattaacccgacgttaaaacagaactagctatttattgattagcaattgccgaatcatgtaacattagcttaatgctaaaaagccaggttactatcacattctgtaacagacaaataatttcatgtaggctaacgttacctacctgctacctctgtcttttctcgtttctcctcttcttttctcttttttcttccctgggcacctgacagttttggccgttttgacatcttgtgttgattttttgatgtggtgacgtccaaaaagagtcatgatacgggaaggtagggggggggcgtaatgttgtaacaaataatatttctattatataggctttactttgcattttaattaacgtgggattattttttgtatttagaaataatagtaccaactttttttttttttctcctacatttgtggcactggcgtggcgccccctgatggacggcgcccttagcatttgcctatacggcctatgccacgggccggccctgactgtactgtgcaatctactaaaaaaagtctcaatcaatcaatcaatcaatcaatcaatcaatcaatcaatcaatcaatcaaaatgataTAAACTTTGTCCATTTCTAATGTATCTCATTTGTTAAGGCCATACAGTGCATTATCTTTAATCGGGGTTTCAACTAACTGAATTTCttcttattataaatatatattttttaatgatcaTTTGTGTTTATTCCTATGATTGACTAATACTGCACAGTGACGTCATGCGCTTTGCGCAACAAGCTCAGCGCGCATGCGCACAGTGGTGGCTAAAATGGAGGAGCTGAACGTCTGCACTCCGCCCAACTTGGAGTCAGACGCTCAAAGTAACATTGTTAGTCGTACTCTAGCGGCTTCTGCCACAGAACCTGACAAAGTAATAAACATTAAAACTGATAGTGCCCCGTTTGGAGGTGAGTTTTTAATCCAAGACGGGAACAATTCCGTCGTTCGTCGCGCGACGTTAGCTCACTTGCTAACTGCGCATTAGCCACCCATGCTAACGTGACTGTTTGGCTTCAAACACACAATTCATTGTGACGGACCGCTCACAAAAGAACGTAAATAGATGAAAAGCTCGCGTTTTTATCGATGCCTCGCAGTGTTGAAGTTAACTCGAGTTTGTGCTTTCCAACCTAACAAGCTTGAAGTGGTGATGTTTGGACGCAGGCTGAAGGCCTCATGTAGGCCTCATGTAGGCCAGCTAGCGAAGCAACAAGCTACCAAAAATCACCAAATAACTTTCAGGAATGAAAGTCTATGTCATGCTGTGGAAATCATTTaaatcagggctgtcaaactcattgtagatggaggaaaatctactcccaagtgggctggactggtaaaaccacggcaggataacttaaaaataaagattgtattctttgtttaaaaatagaacaaacacattctgaaaatgtacaaatcacaatgtttttttttacacttacatgttgcggttatctTTATCTGtccttatttatattttctgaataaatgatgtcataatgttcgtcagtcaactcattggtgttcattgtcaatctatcaagatacaatcaaattacagaatgttatttatgtagttccatcattttcctcaactgatctactaacatcatgtggtttatttggaCATAGGTATCATGCATaatctacaaaaatacaaataattgctattgtgacatccagaggacacatttagaacagctgtttctttcattcaaaaatttcaagtgaaatttttatacttggcaaactcatcccgcgggtcgtacgtttgacacctctgatttaAACCAATATACATTGAGGGAAATCATTACAAATATTTTGCatagtagtttttttattttatttagattttatGAATGCAGTCAATATCCTTATCTTTACCTGGCCCTGAAGCACTGCTCtgcctttaaaaacaaaaaaagactataagtaaaaaaaaaatacaaaattactattccttttttctttaaaactgctcAACAAAGCATGTTGTGAGTGCATTATCTGTATTCTCTGAGCAAACATCTAAATGTTATTATTACAGTAATGCCGGGCCTTAAATTTCAGGTAGTAGGCACTTTGTATTCGACAATACTGCAACACCGAAGTTAAGTACAGAGAATCTATCTTTATATTTTGCAAAACTTCTGAGACGTTTGTGTTTGCACTTGTTGATATTATATTGTTGTTAATTCATCCAACAGATAATCTTAAAATAATTTGTATTAGCTTTttctatgtgcatatgtatgcgtgtatgtatgtatgtatgtatatatatatatatatatatatatatatatatatatatgtatatatatatatatatatatatatatatatatatatgtatatatatatatatgtatatatgtatgtatgtgtatgtatatatatgtgtgtgtattttacctctgttttaaatgttacattttagtctgtcctttgcctatATTtcattgtggtgtacagccctttgtttttcaactgtggttgtttttaaatggctttataaataaagttggtatggtagaTGAATGTGGGTGATCCAAATAAGTTtcataaatgtttcttttttgttgttttctatattttttgtttttggtttgGCTTTTAGCTAATTATcagttttattgaagtcatttgtattttttatgtcattagttatgcaagattttatttagttctatttattatATAGatactatattttttttttaaatcttcataCAGTAGGTACCACTGTAATTTTGCCTCATCTTTCACTTTAAGAGTccaaaagagaaagagatgatacagtattatctgctcaaagATGGTACTTGGTGGTTGTTTGAACATACTCCAGCTACTCCTGGATAGTACCACTTCTTAACGCTTCATTCACACACAAGATTCTGTACAGTGGTACCTACTGTAATATGTTTTACTTGCATTTTATCCTGTATtcctactcatggttcttactatttgtgcatgttttgttattttcccttTCCGGCGTTTCTCATAGGGAGCCCTCTGCACCAGGAGACCACGGCCACCAGGGGCGCTTtatgtcagcgtcctggtggccgtggtctcctggtgcagatggctcctgtgatagtgtttcttcacctggctcctctgtactccgtTATGTATTCATTTGTGCCTGTGTGAGATTGATGGTTAATTTTAAGTCTGTAAAGATCTTTGTAATGCATTTCTTTTTTGGATGAATAGCGCTTTATTAATAAAGTTTAATTGATTAATTAACCTCGGCAGACATTTTTAatcaaaacataaaaacaatCCAACAAATGTGCGTTCTCTGTAGCAAAATCACATTTCATTGATTTTAAGTGTAATTCAGAGGTCTGGAAAAGAACCACAGTGGTACTTAACAGATTCTGTGATTATTAAACAATGCCCATGCACAGTTGGGATACCTTTGATCATAAGAAGACCTGACAGAAATAGTATGGAGAAATAAGTATGTTTTAAGGTAAACTTGTGTGGGTCAATAAGCAGGTTGACCTACTTTAGCAACAAAATAATGCCTTGTTTATGTTCAGACATGAATTGTACCTCCTTTATGCCTAATTTCAGGTACTGTGATATATAATGAGATACTCAAATTAACTGGACATTCTGCCAAATGATATATGATTGCATACAAATGATTAATAGGCGGTTGTTAGAGGTATGGGATGATGGACATTTGCAGTTATTTTAGTTTGCCATTGGCGTTGATGCAGATAATCCACATAACATTTAATGAAATCAAGTGTTTATATGTTAACTCAATAGATAGGCTGTGTATGAACTAAGTGCAATGTCTTCTCTGTGTCCTACTTGAAAGAGTATGTCTTGCCATGCAGGGAGTGTAAGTGATGAGGAACTCCTGCAAGGTCTCCTGACTGACCAACACTGCCATGTGTGTGAAgctgtgctgctctttgagccTCAGCGACTCTCCCactataaggtttgcaaagttgtacCGGACAGTCTTGTAGCCTTTGCGACGTCATCATCATCACTGTGCATCTCTTGTTTCCTCTCGATCGCAGGGAAAGAAGCATGCCCAGAAGTTAAAGCTATACCTGCAGACCAAGAAAGCCGGCATGGCAAACACAGAGTCTACTGGACAACAGGTTAGTGTTACTATTGATGCTCCACTGCACCTAATAAGGAACTTtgatttgctaaaaaaaatacatgataaTTCAGACGGTTACTGTTGCACTTGCGTGCATCCTTGTACTCGCAAACGAAAcactagggatgttccgatcagagaTTTGTGCTCCTGATTCCGATCCATCATCCATGAGTTAAATGGGCCGATACCAATCATATCTATAAATTCTCCATTTTTCAGTTCAT
The DNA window shown above is from Nerophis lumbriciformis linkage group LG38, RoL_Nlum_v2.1, whole genome shotgun sequence and carries:
- the gnrh2 gene encoding progonadoliberin-2; the encoded protein is MSVSRVALLLVLLLCVEAQLSNAQHWSHGWYPGGKRDLDSFSMSETSEEMKLCEAGDCSYVRPQRRGLLKAILLDILSRELQKRK